A stretch of DNA from Methylogaea oryzae:
TCCGCGCGCTGGTCGGTCTGGACCGCGAAACAGCCAAGCAAGCCTTCAGCGAATTCATCACCGGCACCACGGTCACACCCAACCAGATTGAGTTCATTGACCTGGTGGTGCAATACCTGACCGAGAACGGCGTGATGGAGCCGGACAGGCTCTATGAGTCGCCCTTTACGGACATCAGCCCGCAGGGGCCGGAAGGGGTGTTCCCGTCAGCGAAGGTGGACCAATTGGTCGGCGTGTTGACGGAAATTCGCCAGAGGGCGGTGGCTTAGGCCAACGACGGCATGCTGGATTCAGGCCCCCCAGGCTTCCGACATGGGGCGGTAGTCGTGCCGCAGGCAGTGGTCCAGCCATTTTTCCAGGAAGTAGTTCAATCGCCATTTGTAGTCGAGCACGGCTTTGGCCGAGGGGTTGTGGCGCAGTGCGTCGCGTACCGCCGGTTTGGAGTCGGCGCACATCACTTCGGCCAGCTTGGCGTCCAGGAAAACGCGCACTTGCACGGCGGGTTCGGGGCTGTACTCGCCGTCCGCCGGGAAGTGGTGGGTGAGTTCCACCGTCACCGTATAGGGGGTGCGTTCCAGCAAACGCGCGTGCAGGGCCGGTTGGCCGCTTTCGTCTTCCAGCACGGCTTGTTCCAGGCTGGCCAGGTCCGGCAGCAGGCGCTGGAGTTTGTCGTAGTTGGCTTCGCAGACGCGTTGCAGCCAATAGGATTTGTTGACGGGCAGCAGGGCGCTCATGGCGGGCTTATTCGCTGTAGCTGGCGTGGGCGGTGGCGGTTTCCCAGATGGCGACTTGCACGACCCGGTAGCCTTGGGCTTGCATGTGGCGGTAAATCATTTTCGCCAGGGCTTCGGCGGTGGGGTGTTCGTCCAGCAC
This window harbors:
- a CDS encoding DUF1249 domain-containing protein, whose amino-acid sequence is MSALLPVNKSYWLQRVCEANYDKLQRLLPDLASLEQAVLEDESGQPALHARLLERTPYTVTVELTHHFPADGEYSPEPAVQVRVFLDAKLAEVMCADSKPAVRDALRHNPSAKAVLDYKWRLNYFLEKWLDHCLRHDYRPMSEAWGA